The following proteins come from a genomic window of Venturia canescens isolate UGA chromosome 4, ASM1945775v1, whole genome shotgun sequence:
- the CLIP-190 gene encoding CAP-Gly domain-containing linker protein 1 — MSDSNPSKLRLPSKISRPCSALPQKQTPSPLSPTPTMNSSMVLTEDTDSFIIGDRVWVGGTKPGFIAYIGETQFAPGDWAGIVLDEPIGKNDGSVAGSRYFQCEPKRGIFSRLTRLTRQPLSETTIPPGERTPTGSVYGSRTNLSKSMSTSLHSSVTSLSSVSQKDVTIGDRVIVSSSQGSKAGVLRFLGPTQFASGDWCGVELDEPVGKNDGSVGEIRYFECRPRYGLFAPLHKVSRSPSSRRTSSTCIVHKPVSSLMTTPPGRLSGSRESIKSTSSRLSTTAGSTIRGMAPGSREMLKEKQQEIEMLRNERDLDRQRISRVAAQADNAEKNVITLKEEYDKYKELMELQMHETQTALTQFLHENNSLKAQLEEEKQKNEDLLFRFEEGSINMDDIQVINTQNENKMKELEKQLLEERERIIKLEQDNLKLIEARDELAKLRAQLSTTENTKTQELQDIQKSHTEASSILEKQLLERDKQIEEYEKKIHDYEARIRDFESEVVDQTVAQKNMQENIDIVQQSLVDKNMLIDKLKKEYEADVEKFQKQIEQLNTTIENIKKENVEKKNSDDMIVEKQLLEWDNSIERYKKEVQDFEAKIKLFESEVEDQNSSKKIMQENINAMEKDLLEKNIFIEKLQKEFGVNSEKLQKKIESLNNKIEEFTKKSNEEKKVLAEQIEQLQNVIENITKENLENKNSGNVLEKQLLEREKLIKKHEKYIEDCEARIKNFESEVVDQSVTQKNLQDDIDTAHRNVDEKNKLVEELKKEYQVSSETLNKEIEQLKNVMENLREQNIKEKKILADKMEQEKLKIENMTKECIDQKNSEYIILEKQLLDREKLIGQYEKQIKEFGEKMEKSESNAAAQTFLQKSLQDNIDAMQRELLEKNTAIGKLQKDNEVEAKKFQNEIQELNKMIENITTQSIETANSENISLQKQLLESKKLVEQQQTKIQDFETTIEKFKSEAAAQTVLHQNLQENIDVLQENLLEKGTLMEKLKIEHELNSGALQSQIEQLKNEIESKIKEGNNERKSFVEQIEQQQKIIENLTKQSEDEKTSLVEQVEQLKIIIANKTTENNKENESLLQQIQQLKNMMEETTKKSADEKKLLVEQVEQQQTMIENLSKQSNEETKSLVKEIEKLKIMNEKVTEESIQEKKSLVEEIQQLKDVNENIMKESIEEKKSLCEQIEQLKAMIESITKESEQEKKTLAEEIQQRNSEERNSLVQRIEQLEKMLENTTKQSSEDKEPLVKQIEELKITIETIIKESAAEKKLFIAQIDQQRNIIEELTKESGEEKTSLAKEIEHLKSSNEEQMKGSIEEKNLLTKQTEQLQNMIESINKESAEEKKTLLEQSEQRQNIIDNLTKQTAEEKNVLVRQIEKLNEKIENVAKERLEEKKALDEEYQKRLAELEASRSRIVELESEKASIQSQTTDQINQIANNYKTLLNHDIQISDIVRLLERKSDDIEILVKELRNRPAVCLDRNAELNQAEDLKEALSKNLETHEKRTHESKIPNVVKIPGVSSKTTGKDPNIPCDEILQLGKNLCNDLEKQISSLQEECQNSKISSNNTEKQCAEIQIALGEVKKHFDFILNEEKKLQMSITDKNTDLVKLEAAIYIVEREKRCVGVNVDFTNSKPNASKQTMRGKKEKSLESVALKNDVLQTDFEDKNVLDSLTKSEIAVKELRGKFLEFVKLLKKTKHAEPNPPVELRDAETCVKQIEELMKNYQKDFAEKIKERSTLNKELQAQIDLFESNLKGSTSVLNDKNNVMEVTANSSENIVSQIESNSKAVNELDSNELKKLLDDNEAYKGQIDFLNSVIVDMQRKNETLTCKIEVLEMGVPANEADDYSRTTLSKRATAPRMFCDICDQFDLHETEDCSRQAQDYEQPEEPKKSPKKLPIERPYCESCECFGHDTSECDNSETY; from the exons ATGTCAGATTCTAATCCATCTAAGCTCAGATTACCATCAAAGATCAGTCGACCATGTTCCGCACTGCCCCAAAAACAGACACCGTCACCATTATCTCCTACACCCACCATGA ATTCAAGCATGGTGCTCACAGAAGATACGGACAGCTTCATAATTGGAGATCGAGTGTGGGTTGGTGGAACGAAACCTGGCTTTATAGCTTATATCGGTGAAACGCAGTTTGCCCCTGGAGATTGGGCCGGTATTGTACTCGATGAGCCAATTG gAAAAAACGACGGTTCCGTGGCTGGTTCGCGGTACTTTCAATGTGAACCAAaacgtggaattttttcacgacTTACGAGACTCACCAGACAACCATTATCGGAAACAACCATACCACCTGGCGAAAGAACTCCTACGGGCTCCGTGTATGGCTCGCGCACGAATCTGAGCAAATCTATGTCAACGTCTCTTC ATTCTTCGGTAACGAGCTTGTCATCGGTATCACAAAAAGATGTTACCATCGGCGATCGAGTGATCGTGTCGTCAAGCCAGGGAAGTAAAGCAGGAGTTTTGAGATTTTTGGGACCAACGCAATTTGCGAGCGGGGATTGGTGTGGCGTCGAGCTGGATGAGCCTGTTGGCAAAAATGATGGATCTGTTGGAGAAATAAG GTACTTCGAATGTCGTCCGAGATACGGTCTCTTTGCACCATTACACAAAGTGAGTCGTTCGCCATCGAGTCGGAGAACAAGCTCGACTTGCATTGTTCACAAGCCGGTAAGTTCTCTCATGACCACTCCTCCAGGAAGACTCAGCGGTTCAAGGGAGTCCATAAAATCGACATCTAGTAGGCTGAGCACAACTGCGGGTAGCACTATTCGAGGAATGGCGCCTGGTTCTCGG GAaatgttgaaagaaaaacaacaagAAATTGAAATGCTACGAAACGAAAGAGATCTTGATCGTCAGAGGATATCGAGAGTGGCTGCTCAGGCGGataatgctgaaaaaaatgtgataacGTTAAAGGAAGAATACGACAAa TACAAGGAACTGATGGAGCTGCAAATGCACGAGACTCAAACAGCTTTGACACAATTTTTACATGAAAATAATTCTCTGAAAGCACAACTCGAAgaggaaaaacagaaaaacgaAGATCTCTTGTTCCGTTTTGAAGAGGGATCTATAAATATGGACGATATTCAG gTTATAAACACGCAGAACGAAAACAAGATGAAAGAATTAGAAAAACAGCTGTTGGAGGAACGAGAGCGTATCATTAAGTTGGagcaagataatttgaaactGATCGAGGCTAGAGACGAATTGGCCAAACTTCGTGCCCAATTATCAACGACTGAGAACACTAAAACACAAGAATTgcaag ATATTCAGAAAAGTCATACAGAAGCCAGTAGTATACTCGAAAAACAGCTGCTCGAACGTGACAAGCAAATcgaagaatatgaaaaaaaaattcacgattaCGAGGCACGGATTCGAGATTTCGAGTCAGAAGTCGTAGACCAAACAGTAGCTCAGAAAAATAtgcaagaaaatattgatatcGTACAACAAAGCCTGGTGGACAAAAATATGCTTATAGATAAACtaaaaaaagaatatgaaGCCGATGTAGAAAAATTCCAAAAGCAAATTGAACAGTTGAATACTACGATCGAAAATATTAAGAAGGAGAACGTCGAGAAAAAGAATTCTGATGACATGattgttgaaaaacaattgCTCGAATGGGACAACTCAATTGAACGGTATAAAAAAGAAGTTCAAGATTTCGAAGCGAAGATTAAACTCTTCGAATCGGAGGTTGAAGACCAAAATTCATCTAAGAAAATAATGCAAGAAAATATCAATGCGATGGAAAAAGATTTGTTGGagaagaatattttcattgaaaagttGCAAAAAGAATTTGGGGTTAATTCAgaaaagttacaaaaaaagATTGAAAGTTTGAACAACAAGATTGaagaatttacgaaaaaaagcaacgaggagaaaaaagtacTTGCTGAGCAGATTGAACAGCTACAAAACGTGATCGAAAATATAACAAAAGAGAATctagagaataaaaattctggGAATGTTCTTGAAAAACAATTGCTTGAACGCGAGAAGCTGatcaaaaaacatgaaaaatacattgaaGATTGTGAAGCacggataaaaaattttgaatcggAGGTTGTGGACCAATCGGTAACACAGAAAAATTTGCAAGATGATATTGACACTGCTCATCGGAAtgtggacgaaaaaaataagctCGTCGAAGAACTGAAAAAAGAATATCAAGTTTCTTCAGAGACATTGAATAAAGAAATTGAACAGTTGAAAAATGTCATGGAAAACCTAAGAGAACAAAAtattaaggaaaaaaaaatactcgccGACAAAATGGAACAGGAAAaactaaaaatcgaaaatatgaCAAAGGAATGCATAGATcagaaaaattcagaatacatcatcctcgaaaaacaattactcgaccgtgaaaaattaattggacaatatgaaaaacaaattaaagagtttggagaaaaaatggaaaaaagtgaaagtaACGCAGCAGCTCAAACATTTTTACAGAAAAGTTTGCAAGACAATATCGACGCAATGCAACGAGAACTGTTAGAGAAAAATACGGCTATTGGAAAATTGCAGAAAGACAATGAGGTCGAGGCGAAAAAATTCCAGAACGAAATTCAAGAGTTGaacaaaatgattgaaaatatcACGACCCAAAGCATCGAGACTGCAAATTCTGAGAACATCAGTCTTCAAAAACAATTGCTTGAGTCCAAAAAGCTAGTTGAACAAcaacaaacgaaaattcaagattttgaaacaacgattgaaaaattcaagtcCGAGGCTGCAGCTCAAACGGTATTGCATCAAAATTtgcaagaaaatattgatgtcCTGCAGGAAAATTTGCTCGAAAAAGGAACGCTTatggaaaaactgaaaatcgaaCACGAGTTGAATTCAGGAGCTCTCCAAAGCCAAATTGAGCAGCTGAAGAACGAGATTGagagtaaaataaaagaaggaaACAACGAGAGAAAATCATTCGTCGAGCAAATCGAACagcaacaaaaaattattgaaaatctaACAAAACAAAGTGAAGATGAGAAAACGTCACTCGTTGAGCAAGTTGAacagctgaaaatcataataGCGAATAAGACAACAGAAAACAACAAAGAAAACGAATCTCTTCTCCAACAGATTCAACAGCTGAAGAATATGATGGaggaaacgacgaaaaaaagcgctgacgagaaaaaattacTCGTTGAACAAGTTGAACAGCAGCAAACTATgatcgaaaatttatcaaaacagAGTAACGAGGAGACAAAATCACTCgttaaagaaattgaaaaattaaaaatcatgaacGAAAAAGTAACAGAAGAAAGTATACAGGAGAAAAAATCACTTGTCgaagaaattcaacaattGAAGGATgtcaatgaaaatataatgaagGAAAGtatagaagagaaaaaatcactcTGCGAACAAATAGAACAGTTGAAAGCTATGATCGAAAGTATAACTAAGGAAAGTGaacaagaaaagaaaacacttGCTGAAGAAATTCAGCAGAGAAACAGCGAAGAGAGAAATTCTCTGGTTCAACGAATCGAAcagttggaaaaaatgttggagaaCACAACGAAGCAAAGCAGCGAAGACAAAGAGCCTCTGGTTAAACAAATTGAAGAGCTGAAAATCACGATTGAGACGATAATAAAGGAAAGTGCGgcggagaaaaaattatttattgcaCAAATTGATCAACAGCGAAATATAATTGAGGAGTTAACAAAAGAAAGTGGCGAAGAGAAAACATCACTGGCTAAAGAAATTGAACATCTAAAAAGCTCGAATGAAGAGCAGATGAAAGGAAGtatagaagagaaaaatttaCTCACTAAACAAACAGAACAGCTGCAAAACATGATTGAAAGTATAAATAAAGAAAGtgcagaggagaaaaaaacactgcTGGAGCAAAGCGAACAGCGGCAAAATATAATTGACAATTTGACAAAACAAACCGCCGAAGAGAAAAATGTACTAGTCAGACAAATTGAGAAgctgaacgaaaaaattgaaaacgttGCGAAAGAAAGACTTGAAGAGAAGAAAGCCCTTGATGAGGAATATCAAAAAAGGCTTGCTGAATTAGAAGCATCACGTTCGCGTATCGTTGAACTTGAATCTGAAAAAGCTTCGATACAATCACAAACAACTGATCAGATCAATCAGATAGCAAACAATTATAAAACGTTGTTGAATCACGATATCCAAATCTCGGACATAGTACGACTGCTTGAAAGGAAATCAGATGATATAGAAATACTCGTGAAGGAACTGCGTAATCGACCTGCGGTTTGCCTTGACAGAAATGCGGAATTGAACCAAGCGGAAGATCTCAAAGAAG CCTTAAGCAAAAACCTGGAAACTCACGAAAAACGAACACAC gaaTCTAAAATTCCCAATGTTGTAAAAATACCAGGGGTATCATCGAAAACAACGGGAAAGGATCCGAATATtccctgtgacgaaatattgcAGCTTGGGAAAAATCTTTGCAACGATTTAGAAAAACAAATATCATCGCTTCAAGAAGAGTgccaaaattcgaaaatctCGAGTAATAATACAGAAAAACAATGTGCCGAAATACAAATCGCATTAGGGGAAGTGAAGAAACATTTCGACTTCATACTcaatgaggagaaaaaattgcagATGTCAATTACTGACAAAAACACCGATTTGGTCAAATTAGAAGCCGCCATTTATATTGTGGAACGAGAAAAACGCTGCGTGGGTGTAAACGTTGATTTCACAAACTCGAAGCCAAATGCTTCAAAGCAGACGATgcgagggaaaaaagaaaaatctttagaaTCCGTTGCATTAAAGAATGATGTTCTTCAGACAGATTTCGAGGATAAAAACGTACTAGATTCGCTAACCAAAAGTGAAATCGCAGTAAAAGAACTGAGAGGGAAATTCTTGGAATTCGTTAAGCTTTTGAAGAAGACTAAGCATGCTGAACCGAACCCACCGGTAGAACTGAGAGACGCAGAGACCTGTGTAAAACAAATAGAGGaattaatgaagaattatCAAAAAGACTTTGCTGAGAAGATAAAGGAAAGGAGTACATTGAATAAAGAACTCCAGGCACAAATCGATTTATTCGAATCAAACTTAAAGGGATCTACTTCAGTattgaatgataaaaataatgttatGGAAGTAACTGCCAATAGTAGTGAGAATATTGTTAGCCAAATAGAGTCAAACTCGAAGGCAGTTAATGAGCTTGATAGTAATgagttgaaaaagttattAGATGATAATGAAGCGTACAAGGGTCAAAttgattttctcaattccgTCATCGTTGACATGCAAAGAAAGAACGAAACGCTTACGTGCAAAATTGAAGTGCTCGAGATGGGTGTTCCTGCAAACGAAGCAGACGATTATAGCAG AACGACATTGAGCAAACGTGCGACGGCGCCTCGGATGTTTTGCGACATCTGCGATCAGTTCGATCTGCATGAGACCGAAGATTGTTCACGTCAAGCTCAAGATTATGAACAACCCGAAGAaccgaaaaaatcgccaaagaaATTACCTATCGAGAGACCGTACTGTGAAAGTTGTGAAT GTTTCGGTCACGATACGTCCGAGTGCGATAACAGCGAGACCTACTGA